In Microbacterium sp. AB, a single genomic region encodes these proteins:
- a CDS encoding L-threonylcarbamoyladenylate synthase encodes MSTHIRWNGGVQEEATDVLRRGGEMVVSPTKVGYVVMASDREGLERKFAAKNRARTKPAVVLCGSLDELRELAELNDEIEAFYERHWDDDILLGCILPWSERGRSLLSADAAELATDGRGTSCFVVRFGTPGELIARDLWEKDRTIVFASSANPSGRGNRGLVEGIGDAIDDAADLVIEADDYVRGIQPEASLETRYEQGVMVSFVDDEGRLVPEQHGERSVSPAPTVIRGGLDVDRILARLARSFPSWDYRHGEYY; translated from the coding sequence ATGAGCACGCACATCCGTTGGAACGGCGGCGTCCAGGAGGAGGCCACGGACGTCCTGCGTCGCGGCGGCGAGATGGTCGTGAGCCCCACCAAGGTCGGCTACGTCGTGATGGCGTCCGACCGCGAGGGCCTCGAGCGGAAGTTCGCGGCGAAGAACAGGGCGCGCACGAAGCCCGCCGTCGTCCTGTGCGGCTCGCTCGACGAGCTGCGCGAGCTGGCCGAGCTGAACGACGAGATCGAGGCGTTCTACGAGCGTCACTGGGACGACGACATCCTGCTCGGATGCATCCTGCCGTGGTCGGAGCGCGGAAGGTCCCTGCTCTCCGCCGACGCCGCCGAGCTCGCCACGGACGGGCGCGGGACGAGCTGCTTCGTCGTGCGCTTCGGCACACCGGGCGAGCTGATCGCGCGGGACCTGTGGGAGAAGGACCGCACGATCGTCTTCGCGAGCTCCGCGAACCCCTCGGGGCGCGGGAACCGCGGCCTCGTCGAGGGCATCGGCGACGCGATCGACGACGCGGCCGACCTCGTGATCGAGGCGGACGACTACGTGCGCGGAATCCAACCGGAGGCCTCGCTCGAGACACGCTACGAGCAGGGCGTCATGGTGTCGTTCGTCGACGACGAGGGCCGCCTCGTCCCCGAGCAGCACGGCGAGAGATCCGTCTCCCCCGCGCCCACGGTCATCCGGGGCGGCCTCGACGTCGACCGGATCCTCGCGCGCCTCGCCCGGTCGTTCCCGAGCTGGGACTACCGCCACGGCGAGTACTACTGA
- a CDS encoding diflavin oxidoreductase: MNVLIPSDAPFTLQQQAWLDGFFAGLQMRRADEPEAPVATLTVEVLYGTQTGNAAFLAEQLSASLRTSGLGANLAELDAVGVEQLAKATHVVVVTSTYGEGEMPDDAELFWEALSAEDAPRLEGLRYAVLALGDSGYDDFCQAGKLIDLRLEQLGAVRVAPRADCDVDFEETALAWSADVAAILAAEAPEGAAAPASVPAPVAPARARLPWNRRTPYGSRLAVNRVLSRLGSAKEIRHYELELGDSGIEYAAGDALAVVPLNDPALARRILDRLGLRAGDDADGATLEQRMREDWEIRTPSKDLIAAIAERDPESELAEMVRRDDREAMDSWLWGRDLLDLLEASPGVRFDPVELAGLLRPLQARQYSISSSPLQSPDRIHLTVASVRHGDDRVREGVCSTFLADRLSDDDLVGIYPQPNAAFSVPDDGETPIVMVGPGTGIAPFRGFLHERAESGATGGNWLFFGDQHRATDFVYEEELQELADRGVLTRLDLAFSRDQAEKVYVQTLMRERAAELYAWLEEGASFYVCGDASRMAKDVERALLDVVAQQGGVDADGAAEYLAQLKREKRYVRDVY, from the coding sequence ATGAACGTCCTCATCCCCTCCGACGCGCCGTTCACGCTGCAGCAGCAGGCGTGGCTCGACGGCTTCTTCGCCGGACTGCAGATGCGCCGAGCCGACGAGCCGGAGGCGCCCGTCGCGACGCTCACCGTCGAGGTCCTCTACGGGACGCAGACGGGCAACGCCGCCTTCCTCGCCGAGCAGCTCTCGGCGTCGCTTCGCACGAGCGGGCTCGGTGCGAACCTCGCCGAGCTCGACGCCGTCGGGGTCGAGCAGCTCGCGAAGGCGACGCATGTCGTCGTCGTGACGTCCACGTACGGCGAAGGCGAGATGCCGGACGACGCCGAGCTCTTCTGGGAGGCGCTCAGCGCGGAGGACGCGCCCCGTCTGGAGGGCCTGCGCTACGCCGTCCTGGCCCTCGGCGACAGCGGATACGACGACTTCTGCCAGGCGGGGAAGCTCATCGATCTGCGTCTCGAGCAGCTCGGCGCCGTCCGTGTCGCGCCGAGGGCGGACTGCGACGTCGACTTCGAGGAGACGGCGCTCGCGTGGTCGGCCGACGTCGCGGCCATCCTCGCGGCGGAGGCCCCCGAGGGCGCGGCTGCCCCCGCCTCCGTGCCCGCGCCTGTCGCTCCGGCCCGGGCGCGCTTGCCGTGGAACCGCCGCACCCCCTACGGATCACGCCTGGCCGTCAACCGCGTGCTGTCGAGGCTGGGGAGCGCCAAGGAGATCCGCCACTACGAGCTCGAGCTCGGAGACAGCGGAATCGAGTACGCGGCGGGAGACGCGCTCGCCGTCGTCCCCCTGAACGATCCCGCGCTCGCGCGGAGGATCCTCGACAGGCTGGGCCTGCGTGCCGGCGACGACGCCGACGGCGCGACGCTCGAGCAGCGCATGCGCGAGGACTGGGAGATCCGCACGCCCTCGAAGGACCTCATCGCCGCCATCGCCGAGCGCGACCCGGAGAGCGAGCTCGCCGAGATGGTGCGGCGCGACGACCGTGAGGCGATGGACTCCTGGCTGTGGGGGCGCGACCTGCTCGACCTGCTCGAGGCGAGCCCCGGCGTGCGGTTCGACCCCGTGGAGCTCGCGGGTCTCCTGCGCCCGCTGCAGGCGCGCCAGTACTCGATCTCGTCGAGCCCCCTGCAGAGCCCCGACCGCATCCACCTGACGGTCGCCTCGGTCCGGCACGGCGACGACCGCGTGCGCGAAGGGGTCTGCTCGACGTTCCTGGCCGATCGGCTCTCCGACGACGACCTCGTCGGCATCTACCCCCAGCCGAACGCCGCCTTCAGCGTCCCCGACGACGGCGAGACGCCGATCGTCATGGTCGGCCCGGGAACGGGCATCGCGCCGTTCCGCGGCTTCCTGCACGAACGCGCGGAGAGCGGCGCGACGGGCGGGAACTGGCTCTTCTTCGGCGATCAGCACCGCGCCACCGACTTCGTCTACGAGGAGGAGCTGCAGGAGCTGGCCGACCGCGGCGTCCTGACACGCCTCGACCTGGCATTCTCGCGCGATCAGGCGGAGAAGGTTTACGTCCAGACCCTCATGCGCGAGCGCGCCGCAGAGCTGTACGCCTGGCTCGAGGAAGGGGCGTCCTTCTACGTCTGCGGTGACGCCTCGCGGATGGCGAAGGACGTCGAGCGCGCCCTGCTCGACGTCGTCGCACAGCAGGGAGGCGTCGACGCGGACGGCGCTGCCGAGTATCTCGCGCAGCTGAAGCGCGAGAAGCGATACGTGAGGGACGTGTACTGA
- a CDS encoding hydroxymethylglutaryl-CoA synthase: MTTIGIDDMALATAHHVVDLADLAAAAGVDPAKYRVGLGQDRFAFPAPDEDVVTMGAAAALPIVERHGAAGIRTLLFATESGVDQSKSAGLFVHGLLGLPPQMRVVELKQACYGGTAALQAAIGIVSRNPSERVLVVASDVARYELDSPGEPTQGAGAVAMLVAADPRLVEIEPVSGLSSAHVDDFWRPNDSSTAVVDGALSMSAYLSALTSAWDDFAAHGGAGIDEIDRFAFHQPFTKMARKALRRLATHTGAALDDVLQEATFAYNRELGNTYAASLYAGIAALLDGDDDLADRRIGLFSYGSGAVGELFTGVVRPGYDRVLRPGAVPDALAARVPLGLAEYRALHAVQHPSDVDLTTPSVTKAPFRFAGLRGRARQYERTA; this comes from the coding sequence GTGACGACGATCGGCATCGACGACATGGCGCTCGCGACCGCGCATCACGTCGTCGACCTCGCCGACCTCGCGGCCGCCGCGGGCGTGGACCCCGCGAAGTACCGTGTCGGGCTCGGGCAGGACCGCTTCGCGTTCCCGGCGCCCGACGAGGACGTCGTGACGATGGGCGCGGCCGCCGCGCTGCCGATCGTCGAGCGGCACGGCGCCGCGGGCATCCGCACCCTGCTCTTCGCGACCGAGTCGGGCGTCGACCAGTCGAAGTCGGCGGGGCTCTTCGTGCACGGCCTGCTGGGGCTGCCGCCGCAGATGCGCGTGGTCGAGCTCAAGCAGGCCTGCTACGGCGGCACGGCGGCGCTGCAGGCCGCGATCGGGATCGTCTCGCGGAACCCGTCCGAGCGCGTGCTCGTCGTCGCCTCCGACGTGGCGCGGTACGAGCTCGACTCCCCCGGCGAGCCCACGCAGGGCGCCGGCGCCGTCGCGATGCTGGTGGCGGCCGATCCGCGGCTCGTCGAGATCGAGCCCGTCTCCGGCCTCAGCTCGGCGCATGTCGACGACTTCTGGCGTCCGAACGACTCGTCGACCGCCGTCGTCGACGGGGCGCTGTCGATGAGCGCGTACCTGTCGGCGCTCACCTCGGCGTGGGACGACTTCGCCGCGCACGGCGGCGCGGGCATCGACGAGATCGACCGGTTCGCGTTCCACCAGCCCTTCACGAAGATGGCGCGCAAGGCGCTGCGCCGGCTCGCGACGCACACGGGCGCCGCGCTCGACGACGTGCTGCAGGAGGCGACATTCGCCTACAACCGCGAGCTCGGGAACACCTACGCGGCCTCGCTCTACGCCGGGATCGCCGCCCTGCTCGACGGCGACGACGACCTCGCCGACCGCCGCATCGGGCTCTTCAGCTACGGCTCGGGCGCCGTCGGCGAGCTCTTCACGGGCGTCGTCCGGCCCGGATACGACCGGGTGCTCCGCCCCGGCGCGGTGCCGGACGCCCTCGCGGCACGAGTGCCCCTGGGGCTGGCGGAGTACCGCGCGCTGCACGCCGTCCAGCACCCGAGCGACGTCGATCTGACGACCCCGAGCGTGACGAAGGCCCCCTTCCGATTCGCCGGGCTCCGCGGCAGGGCGAGACAGTACGAGCGCACGGCCTGA
- a CDS encoding glutamate synthase-related protein produces MNDFPFGLYDPSAEHSDCGVGFITRKDGVPSRDVILRGDAALCAIPHRGGMSSEGVGDGAGVSIDLSTEFFRGITGRELEAGLFGVGNFFLPDDDAQEQAARDVVTEALDAEGLQIVLVREVPVDHSVTRPAARRYQLPILQWVFQAREGATRADADRAANAALLRIEREAYGRPELKGLYPLSLSTRTQVLKGRLNSGEVIPFFTDLLDERHSVRTLYFHTRFSTNTEPHPSMAQPFRLMAHNGELNTDRKNRLSDEALARARSRSIVRPPGQSDSSRLDQTLQSRVFDDGLDLVEAVVALMPPAWENDVTLSQPVRDMLEYFSLYEEKNDGPAAVVFSDGDVVGARLDRLGLRPLRTVETDDYLMVSSEAGQLEVPDETVIARGRIEAGGMLYLDHRTGRSHRTREALEMLSERRDYGALLAEARVEISAIPVTGIERGDDTLGYTGDLSQAGRYVAYSLNQESFRFMMDPMLATGAERISAMGYGNAINALSDQEGGMAKYFSQRFAQVTNPPLDSIREADGMSFRVALGAKPEGQGRRTRQIVVPSPILSHLDMVRLREQDVTPLERFALLYDADAHDGERNADALVAALDVLCDGVERFARERGGIALLSDRETDSRRAPVPLLLAVAAVNQRLIATGLRLKASLVVESGQLPSSHHIAAALGFGASAVYSLSARLRAEEKYPSPAGPAGIETDTDQAFARFRKAALKSLGKTMGRVGLCTVESYIGGEFFEPNYLDTRDPVLARCFPHMAAPVGGVGFRRIAQAAAEWHERARSVAAEGQIPLIGLFKERSEGAGHSFGTTAVRGFAGMTEEPVALGSGSDADDGLRLLTLGQLGDAFGLDDAAYANAGYAQLPPERIDDFHVTPGYRDFVSTTETERARRPSALRDVLALPADVTGLRTADDFARELGRFSIDGNLSIQVRGMAVTGEDGGFVLRLARGDLARHGELAVWLRDAHPGEVSRVRVDEDAVTLSAEGSARRLLELFQEAPGSIPLDDVQPAHEITRSLASGAMSHGALVATAHEAVAHGTNMVGGMSNSGEGGEHFSRYGTIRGSRIKQFASGRFGIWAGYLADPQLQEIEIKIGQGAKPGEGGQLPAPKVTVDIAAARGGTPGVELVSPPPHHDTYSIEDLAQLIHDCKAARVRVIVKLVSSEGIGTIAVGVAKAGADVINVAGNTGGTGAAAVTSLKYAGRSAEIGVAEVHQALLANGLRQKVVLRCSGAHQTGRDVVVSALLGGDSFEFGTTALMMLKCVMAKNCNLKCPAGLTTNPEVFDGDPRALAQYLLNIAHDVREILARLGLRSLREARGRSDLLQLLEHPASVGRLDVRAMLTRVPEKVVEDPVYLEKDFSVDDALAARVREALVDRAEPSVRIDGVALRNRNKSVGGQLSIDVERMLNHELRREAVDALPSTIRDDRGRARLADGAVRVETRGSAGQSLGAFCNDGIDLVHTGTANDGVGKSQSGGRIVVRTPGGGSAERGGNVLIGNFALFGATGGRTFVEGEAGDRFAVRNSGATAVVEGIGEFGCEYMTNGAVLNLGGFGKGLGNGMSGGFLYQYDPDGGLSGKVSADSLLVFPIAESEEAAFHEEAVLLLLRWHLDATGSDLASRLLDDWETTRLRMFCGMPRALLLYQDADQILAAASRRELLDELATSVATDRLRAFKLDYRDHRMVVGGRAPLAGDQGASDMFALLSSFTILSVAKEIARERVPGALGPDDPRVDDAVRRIILTEDFFVMQKVVRYLRDALERFDDAELAALIAAKRLDDYKRSLALRNVRGSDAPATYGWILHQDRKNAGRTDPSRFDEIIATASLDDLARSWQGAQDLPSTHGALA; encoded by the coding sequence GTGAACGACTTCCCCTTCGGTCTCTACGACCCCTCTGCAGAGCACAGCGACTGCGGCGTGGGCTTCATCACCCGCAAGGACGGCGTGCCCTCGCGCGACGTCATCCTCCGCGGCGACGCCGCGCTGTGCGCCATCCCTCACCGCGGCGGGATGTCGTCGGAGGGCGTGGGCGACGGCGCGGGTGTGAGCATCGACCTCTCGACGGAGTTCTTCCGCGGCATCACGGGGCGCGAGCTCGAGGCCGGGCTCTTCGGCGTGGGGAACTTCTTCCTGCCGGACGACGACGCCCAGGAGCAGGCGGCTCGGGATGTCGTGACGGAGGCGCTCGACGCCGAGGGCCTCCAGATCGTGCTCGTGCGCGAGGTGCCCGTCGACCACTCGGTGACGCGTCCGGCCGCGCGCCGCTACCAGCTCCCCATCCTGCAGTGGGTCTTCCAGGCGCGGGAGGGGGCGACCCGCGCGGACGCCGACCGCGCCGCGAACGCGGCGCTCCTCCGCATCGAGCGCGAGGCGTACGGGCGTCCCGAGTTGAAGGGCCTCTACCCGCTGTCCCTCAGCACGCGTACGCAGGTGCTGAAGGGGCGTCTCAACTCGGGCGAGGTCATCCCGTTCTTCACCGACCTCCTCGACGAGCGCCACTCCGTGCGCACGCTGTACTTCCACACGCGTTTCTCCACGAACACCGAGCCGCATCCGAGCATGGCGCAGCCGTTCCGCCTCATGGCGCACAACGGCGAGCTCAACACCGACCGCAAGAACCGCCTCTCCGACGAGGCCCTCGCCCGGGCTCGCTCCCGCAGCATCGTGCGCCCGCCGGGTCAGTCGGACTCCAGCCGCCTCGACCAGACGCTCCAGAGCCGGGTGTTCGACGACGGGCTCGACCTCGTGGAGGCCGTCGTGGCGCTCATGCCTCCCGCGTGGGAGAACGATGTCACGCTGTCGCAGCCCGTGCGCGACATGCTCGAGTACTTCTCGCTCTACGAGGAGAAGAACGACGGGCCCGCTGCCGTCGTCTTCAGCGACGGCGACGTCGTGGGCGCGCGTCTCGACCGCCTGGGCCTCCGCCCCCTCCGCACGGTCGAGACGGACGACTACCTCATGGTGTCGTCGGAGGCCGGCCAGCTCGAGGTCCCTGACGAGACCGTCATCGCGCGAGGCCGCATCGAGGCGGGCGGCATGCTCTACCTCGACCACCGCACAGGGCGCAGCCACCGCACGCGCGAGGCGCTCGAGATGCTGAGCGAGCGTCGCGACTACGGCGCGCTGCTCGCGGAGGCGCGCGTGGAGATCTCCGCCATCCCCGTGACGGGCATCGAACGCGGCGACGACACCCTCGGATACACGGGCGACCTCTCCCAGGCGGGCCGCTACGTCGCCTACTCGCTCAACCAGGAGAGCTTCCGGTTCATGATGGACCCCATGCTCGCCACGGGCGCCGAGCGCATCTCGGCGATGGGCTACGGCAACGCCATCAACGCGCTCTCCGACCAGGAGGGCGGGATGGCGAAGTACTTCTCGCAGCGCTTCGCGCAGGTCACCAACCCGCCGCTCGACAGCATCCGCGAGGCCGACGGCATGAGCTTCCGCGTCGCGCTCGGCGCGAAGCCCGAGGGGCAGGGGCGCCGCACGCGGCAGATCGTCGTGCCGTCCCCCATCCTGAGCCACCTCGACATGGTGCGCCTCCGCGAGCAGGACGTCACCCCACTGGAGCGCTTCGCCCTCCTGTACGACGCCGACGCGCATGACGGCGAACGTAACGCCGACGCCCTCGTGGCGGCGCTCGACGTGCTGTGCGATGGCGTCGAGCGGTTCGCGCGCGAGCGCGGCGGCATCGCCCTGCTCAGCGACCGCGAGACCGACTCCCGCCGTGCACCGGTGCCGCTCCTCCTCGCCGTCGCGGCGGTGAACCAGCGCCTCATCGCGACGGGCCTGCGCCTCAAAGCCTCGCTCGTCGTCGAGAGCGGGCAGCTGCCGAGCTCCCACCACATCGCCGCCGCGCTCGGCTTCGGCGCGAGCGCCGTCTACAGCCTGAGCGCACGCCTGCGCGCAGAGGAGAAGTACCCGAGCCCCGCGGGCCCCGCGGGGATCGAGACCGACACGGACCAGGCGTTCGCGCGCTTCCGGAAGGCGGCGCTGAAGTCCCTCGGCAAGACCATGGGCCGCGTCGGCCTGTGCACCGTCGAGAGCTACATCGGAGGGGAGTTCTTCGAGCCCAACTACCTCGACACGCGCGACCCCGTGCTCGCCCGCTGCTTCCCGCATATGGCGGCGCCCGTGGGCGGGGTCGGCTTCCGCCGCATCGCCCAGGCCGCGGCGGAGTGGCACGAGCGTGCGCGCTCGGTCGCCGCGGAGGGCCAGATCCCCCTCATCGGCCTCTTCAAGGAGCGGTCGGAGGGAGCCGGTCACTCGTTCGGCACGACGGCCGTCCGCGGGTTCGCGGGGATGACGGAGGAGCCGGTCGCGCTCGGCTCGGGGTCCGACGCCGACGACGGCCTGCGCCTGCTGACGCTCGGCCAGCTCGGCGACGCGTTCGGGCTGGACGACGCCGCATACGCGAACGCCGGATACGCGCAGCTGCCGCCCGAGCGCATCGACGACTTCCACGTGACGCCGGGCTACCGCGACTTCGTCTCCACGACCGAGACCGAGCGCGCGCGGCGCCCGTCCGCCCTGCGCGACGTGCTCGCGCTGCCGGCCGACGTCACGGGGCTCCGCACGGCGGACGACTTCGCGCGTGAGCTCGGCCGGTTCTCGATCGACGGCAACCTCTCCATCCAGGTGCGGGGGATGGCCGTGACGGGCGAGGACGGCGGGTTCGTCCTCAGGCTCGCGCGCGGCGACCTCGCACGGCACGGGGAGCTCGCCGTCTGGCTGCGGGACGCGCATCCGGGAGAGGTCTCCCGCGTGCGCGTGGACGAGGACGCCGTGACCCTCTCGGCGGAGGGGAGCGCGCGGCGGCTGCTGGAGCTGTTCCAGGAGGCGCCCGGATCCATCCCGCTCGACGACGTCCAGCCCGCGCACGAGATCACGCGCTCGCTCGCCTCCGGCGCCATGAGCCACGGCGCGCTCGTCGCGACCGCGCACGAGGCCGTCGCGCACGGGACGAACATGGTCGGCGGGATGTCGAACAGCGGTGAGGGCGGCGAGCACTTCTCCCGCTACGGCACCATCCGCGGGTCGCGCATCAAGCAGTTCGCCTCGGGGCGTTTCGGCATCTGGGCCGGATACCTCGCCGATCCGCAGCTGCAGGAGATCGAGATCAAGATCGGCCAGGGCGCCAAGCCCGGCGAGGGCGGTCAGCTGCCGGCGCCGAAGGTCACGGTCGACATCGCCGCCGCGCGCGGCGGGACGCCCGGCGTCGAGCTCGTCTCGCCGCCGCCGCACCACGACACGTACTCGATCGAGGACCTCGCGCAGCTCATCCATGACTGCAAGGCGGCGCGCGTGCGCGTGATCGTCAAGCTCGTGTCGTCGGAGGGCATCGGCACGATCGCCGTGGGCGTCGCGAAGGCCGGCGCCGACGTCATCAACGTCGCGGGCAACACGGGAGGAACGGGCGCCGCGGCCGTCACGAGCCTGAAGTATGCCGGCCGCTCCGCCGAGATCGGCGTGGCCGAGGTGCACCAGGCGCTGCTCGCCAACGGCCTGCGGCAGAAGGTCGTCCTCCGCTGCTCCGGAGCCCATCAGACCGGCCGCGACGTCGTCGTGTCGGCGCTGCTGGGCGGGGACAGCTTCGAGTTCGGCACGACGGCGCTCATGATGCTCAAGTGCGTCATGGCCAAGAACTGCAACCTCAAGTGCCCGGCCGGTCTGACGACGAACCCCGAGGTGTTCGACGGCGATCCCCGCGCGCTCGCGCAGTACCTCCTCAACATCGCCCACGACGTGCGCGAGATCCTCGCGCGCCTCGGCCTCCGTTCTCTGCGGGAGGCGCGGGGGAGGAGCGACCTCCTCCAGCTGCTCGAGCACCCCGCGAGCGTCGGGCGGCTCGACGTGCGCGCCATGCTCACGCGCGTGCCGGAGAAGGTCGTCGAGGACCCGGTCTACCTCGAGAAGGACTTCTCGGTCGACGACGCGCTCGCCGCCCGCGTGCGCGAGGCGCTCGTCGATCGCGCCGAGCCCTCGGTGCGGATCGACGGCGTCGCCCTCCGCAACCGGAACAAGTCCGTCGGCGGCCAGCTGTCCATCGACGTCGAGCGGATGCTCAACCACGAGCTGCGGCGCGAGGCCGTCGACGCGCTCCCGTCGACGATCCGCGACGACCGCGGGCGCGCACGGCTCGCCGACGGCGCCGTGCGCGTCGAGACGCGCGGGTCGGCCGGACAATCGCTGGGCGCGTTCTGCAACGACGGTATCGACCTCGTGCACACGGGCACCGCGAACGACGGGGTGGGCAAGAGCCAGTCCGGAGGACGCATCGTCGTCCGCACTCCCGGCGGAGGGTCGGCGGAGCGCGGCGGCAACGTCCTCATCGGGAACTTCGCGCTCTTCGGCGCGACGGGCGGACGGACGTTCGTCGAGGGCGAGGCGGGAGACCGGTTCGCAGTCCGCAACTCCGGCGCCACGGCCGTCGTCGAGGGCATCGGCGAGTTCGGCTGCGAGTACATGACGAACGGCGCCGTGCTGAACCTCGGCGGTTTCGGCAAGGGACTCGGCAACGGCATGAGCGGTGGGTTCCTGTACCAGTACGACCCCGACGGCGGGCTGTCGGGGAAGGTCAGCGCCGACTCGCTGCTCGTCTTCCCCATCGCCGAGAGCGAGGAGGCTGCCTTCCACGAGGAGGCCGTGCTCCTGCTGCTGCGCTGGCACCTCGACGCGACGGGGTCAGACCTCGCCTCCCGCCTCCTCGACGACTGGGAGACGACGCGTCTGAGGATGTTCTGCGGGATGCCTCGGGCCCTCCTGCTGTACCAGGACGCGGACCAGATCCTCGCGGCCGCATCGCGGAGGGAGCTGCTCGACGAGCTGGCGACGTCCGTCGCGACCGACCGCCTGCGTGCGTTCAAGCTCGACTACCGCGACCACCGGATGGTCGTCGGCGGCCGCGCTCCGCTCGCGGGCGACCAGGGGGCGTCCGACATGTTCGCGCTGCTCAGCTCGTTCACGATCCTCAGCGTGGCGAAGGAGATCGCGCGTGAGCGCGTGCCCGGCGCCCTGGGCCCCGACGACCCCCGCGTCGACGACGCGGTGCGCAGGATCATCCTCACGGAGGACTTCTTCGTCATGCAGAAGGTGGTCCGCTACCTGCGCGACGCCCTCGAGCGGTTCGACGACGCGGAGCTCGCCGCCCTCATCGCGGCCAAGCGCCTCGACGACTACAAGCGGTCGCTCGCGCTGCGCAACGTGCGCGGCAGCGACGCGCCGGCGACGTACGGGTGGATCCTGCACCAGGACCGCAAGAACGCCGGGCGAACGGACCCGTCGCGCTTCGACGAGATCATCGCGACGGCCTCCCTCGACGACCTCGCGCGTTCCTGGCAGGGCGCGCAGGATCTCCCGAGCACCCACGGAGCGCTCGCATGA